One Chloroflexota bacterium genomic region harbors:
- a CDS encoding Rrf2 family transcriptional regulator, translating to MQLSRRADYGIRLLLELAMLPEGSRTSTEEIAVKQRIPVTFLSKIARQLAQAGLVRAYPGLGGGLELGRDPRQLTMLDALQALEGPVAIARCTLHPHECPRSHFCPMHQVWKKMEANMRAELSQITFDQLAQSEQKAVAG from the coding sequence ATGCAATTGAGTCGCAGAGCCGATTACGGAATCCGTCTGTTGCTGGAACTAGCCATGCTCCCCGAAGGAAGCCGCACATCCACGGAGGAAATCGCCGTCAAGCAGCGCATCCCGGTTACCTTCCTCAGCAAGATCGCGCGACAACTGGCCCAGGCCGGACTCGTCCGCGCCTACCCTGGGCTGGGCGGGGGGCTGGAACTGGGGCGCGACCCCCGACAACTCACCATGCTGGACGCCCTCCAGGCGCTGGAGGGGCCTGTCGCCATCGCCCGCTGCACGCTCCACCCGCACGAGTGCCCGCGCAGCCACTTCTGCCCCATGCACCAAGTCTGGAAGAAGATGGAAGCCAACATGCGCGCCGAACTCTCCCAAATCACTTTTGATCAACTGGCGCAATCCGAGCAGAAGGCCGTCGCCGGCTAG
- a CDS encoding 2-hydroxy-3-oxopropionate reductase: MAQSKPTIGFIGLGIMGKPMARNLMRAGYPLIAYNRSRAPMDELAAEGAATGTSPADVAARADIVILMLPDSPDVEQVVFGPNGVALGIRPGSLLIDMSSISPVTAVKVAQELGKKGVKVLDAPVSGGDVGARQATLSIMVGGPEDVFNEALPVLQTLGKNIVLCGGHGAGQITKLCNQILVALQLEAVAEALVLGAKAGVDPAKIVQVLSGGLARCGVLETRGMRIVNRDFTPGFRVRLHYKDLNNALAAAKAYEVPLPVTALVAEMFKRLKVAGRGDLDHSAITTLLEELAGTVVQKQEE, encoded by the coding sequence ATGGCGCAATCCAAACCAACCATCGGGTTCATCGGCCTGGGCATCATGGGCAAGCCGATGGCGCGCAACCTGATGCGGGCCGGCTATCCGCTCATCGCGTACAATCGCAGCCGCGCGCCGATGGACGAACTGGCCGCGGAAGGTGCGGCGACGGGCACATCGCCCGCCGACGTAGCCGCCCGCGCCGACATCGTCATCCTGATGCTGCCCGACTCGCCCGACGTGGAGCAGGTCGTCTTCGGCCCCAACGGCGTGGCCTTGGGCATCCGCCCCGGGTCGCTGCTGATAGACATGAGTTCCATCTCGCCCGTTACCGCTGTCAAGGTCGCCCAGGAACTGGGCAAGAAGGGCGTCAAGGTGCTAGATGCGCCCGTCAGCGGGGGAGATGTGGGCGCGCGCCAGGCGACGCTGTCCATCATGGTCGGCGGCCCCGAGGACGTGTTCAACGAGGCCCTGCCCGTGCTCCAGACCCTGGGCAAGAACATCGTCCTGTGCGGAGGGCATGGCGCGGGGCAGATTACGAAACTGTGCAACCAGATTCTCGTGGCGCTGCAACTGGAGGCCGTGGCCGAGGCGCTCGTGTTGGGGGCGAAGGCCGGCGTGGATCCGGCGAAGATCGTGCAGGTGCTGAGCGGCGGGCTGGCCAGGTGCGGCGTGCTGGAGACGCGCGGCATGCGCATTGTGAACCGCGACTTCACGCCTGGATTCCGCGTGCGCCTGCACTACAAGGACCTGAATAACGCGCTGGCCGCCGCCAAAGCCTACGAGGTCCCGTTGCCCGTTACGGCCCTCGTCGCCGAGATGTTCAAGCGGCTGAAGGTGGCCGGGCGCGGCGACCTGGACCACTCGGCCATCACCACGCTCTTGGAGGAACTGGCCGGAACTGTGGTGCAGAAGCAGGAAGAGTGA
- a CDS encoding flavodoxin family protein has translation MYVLAFATSPRRGGNTDTLLDHVLAGARAEGADVERIVLSQYRIAPCIECNGCWKEGFCVVQDDFQPLYPKLEVAERIILATPMFFGHVSAQAKQLIDRCQCFYARKYIVQRPMPPVPHPRQGYLVAAAGHPRIKFDCMGLTMRVWMDALDAAYGGALAFNNLENAHDAASRPYILEQAQQFGRQVVLG, from the coding sequence ATGTACGTCCTGGCGTTCGCGACCAGCCCCCGCCGAGGCGGTAACACCGACACGCTGCTGGACCACGTCCTGGCCGGCGCGCGGGCCGAAGGCGCCGACGTGGAGCGCATCGTCCTGTCCCAGTACCGCATCGCCCCGTGCATAGAATGCAACGGCTGTTGGAAAGAGGGCTTCTGCGTCGTCCAGGACGATTTTCAACCCCTGTACCCCAAACTGGAAGTGGCCGAACGCATCATCCTGGCGACGCCGATGTTTTTCGGCCACGTCTCGGCCCAAGCCAAGCAACTCATAGACCGCTGCCAGTGCTTTTACGCCCGCAAGTATATTGTGCAGCGCCCCATGCCGCCCGTGCCGCACCCGCGCCAGGGGTACCTCGTGGCGGCGGCGGGCCACCCGCGCATCAAGTTTGACTGCATGGGCCTCACCATGCGCGTCTGGATGGACGCGCTGGACGCCGCCTACGGCGGCGCGCTAGCCTTCAACAACCTGGAGAACGCCCACGATGCGGCGTCCCGCCCCTACATCCTGGAGCAGGCCCAGCAGTTCGGCAGGCAGGTCGTGCTCGGCTGA
- a CDS encoding cold shock domain-containing protein, which produces MGERVTGTVKWFNRVKGYGFITQPDGADVFVHYSAIRGEGYRNLYEGEKVEFTVQNTDKGPQAADVVKLEQ; this is translated from the coding sequence ATGGGTGAACGAGTTACAGGTACAGTCAAGTGGTTCAATCGGGTGAAGGGCTACGGCTTCATCACCCAGCCGGACGGCGCGGACGTGTTCGTCCACTACTCGGCCATTCGTGGCGAGGGCTACCGCAACCTATACGAAGGCGAGAAGGTGGAGTTCACCGTCCAGAACACCGACAAGGGCCCCCAGGCCGCCGACGTGGTGAAACTGGAA